The Deltaproteobacteria bacterium region ACGCAGCCCTCCCGCTGGCTGGTGGCGGCGACGCCGAGGATGCGCGCGCCGGCGGGGAGGCGCGCGACCACCGCGCGCGCGGAGCGGGCGAGCGCGCCCCAGAACGCCCCGGGGTCGAGGTCGAAGCCCCGCAGGAACGGAAGGCTCGGGTCGTCGAAGATGGTGTAGCGGAACGGCTCCTGGGCGCTCGCCACCGGACGGCCGGCGAGGTCGAAGGCGAGCGAGCGCCCCGACCCGGTGCCGGCGTCCAGCGTGACCAGGTAGTCGGCCACCCGCCCTCAGGTCCCGCGCTCGAGCACGGCCGGGTTCGCAATCCAGCGCGGGCGCTCGCCGCGCAGGTGCCGTTCGATCGCGTCCACGACGATCTCGCTCTGGTGGCGGGTCACGTCGACGGTCGCGCCGCCGATGTGCGGCGTGACGATCACGTTGGGGAGCCCGAGGAAGCGGTTGTCGGGCTGAAGCGGCTCCTCGGCCAGCACGTCGAGCGCCGCGCCGGCGAGCCGGCCGTCCCGCAGCATCGCGTAGAGCGCGTCCTCGTCCGTGAGCGCGGCGCGCGCCGTGTTGACGAAGTACGCGGTGGGCTTCATGAGGGCGAGGCGCTCGCGCGAGACGAGGTTGCGGCTCTCGGGCGTGACCGGCGCGTGCAGGGAGACGAAGTCGGAGCGGCGGAGGAGGTCGTCGAGCGGGCACAGCTCGACCCCCGGCGGCGGGTCCGCGACGTACGGGTCGTAGGCCAGGACCCGCGCCTTGAAAGGGAGGAGGCGCGCCGCCACCTCGCGCCCCACGGCGCCCAGCGCCACCAGGCCGACCGTACGCCCCCCCAGCTCGACGCCGGTGAAGCGGTTGTAGAGGGCGAGGAAGTCGCCCGCGCCCGTGATCCGCACCCCACCCGCGCGGAAGGCGTCGTGCACCGGTCCCAGGTGGCGGGCGAGCATCAGGAGGAACGCGAGCGTCAGGTCGGCGACCGCATCGGCGTTGCGTCCCGGGGCGTGGAAGACGGGGATGCCCTTCCGCGTCGCCAGCTCGAGGTCGATGTTGACCGGGTCGCCGCGGCAGCAGCCGATCATCTTGAGCGGTACCGCCTCCAGGACCTCGGCGTGCACCAGGTCCGCCTCCACGATGAGCACGTCGGCGCCGACCTCGCGGATGCGCCGGGCGAACTCGGCGCCGTCGAAGTAGATCGACCGGCGCTCCTTCCAGTCCTCGTGCACCACCTCCATGTGGCGCGCGAGGCGCGCCTTGGCAGCGTCGTCGAAGCTCGCCGTGACGAGGGCCCGCATGGCGCGCGTCAGGCGGCGAGCAGGCGGTGGACGAGCTGGGTCACGTGGCGCCGCACCTGCTCGCGCAGCTGCCCGCTCCGCACACTACCGCCGAGGAGGCTCTGGTAGGAGCGGCTGTCGAGCAGGTAGACGAGCAGCACCGAGTGCATCGAGAGCATGAACAGCCGCAACTCGTCGTCGTCGAGCGTGCGCCGCCTGAGCCGCCCGACCAAGGTCGAGAAGACGCTCCACGCCGGGGCCAGGATGTCGCGCTCGATGCCGAGCTCGATCTCCTCGTTCTCCACGATGCGGCGCATGAGGAGCTTCGGCACGTTCGGGTTGTCGGCGAAGAAGTCGAAGAGCTCCCGCATGGTCGCATCGATGGCGGACTCGCGCGCGTCCTGGCGCGCGAGGAGCGGCGCGAGCGTGTCGCGCAGCAGGTCGACGATCCGGTCGTAGATGTTGCGGAAAACCGTGAAGTAGAGCGTCTCCTTCGACTCCCAGTGGTAGTGCAGGCTCGAGATGTTGACGCCGGCGCGCGCGGCGATCTCCCGCGTCGACGCCCCCTGAAAGCCCTTGACCGCGAAGACCTCCTCGGCGGCGGCGAGAATGCGCGCCTTCGTGGATCCCGGCGCCTCTCGCGCCTTGTCGAGCGCCGACTTGGCCACGTGCGTCGCGGGCGATTGGAGCGACTGACCAGGCCGGGGCCTAGCCCGGCCCGGCGGCCGCTGTCAACCGGTGGCTAGTGGACGATCTTCTTCCGCACCGCGAAGCGCACGATCTCGGCCGTGTTGTGGAGGTCGAGCTTCTCCATGATGTGCTTGCGGTGGGTCTCCACCGTGTTGATGCTCACGGTGAGGACGGTCGCGATCTCCTTGTTGGTCTTCCCCTCGGCGATGAGCTGCAGCACCTCGCGCTCGCGGTCGGTCAAGAGCGCGAGGTTGTCCTCGACGTCCTGCCCGCCCGCGTCGCCGAGGTAGCCCTCGAGCAGCACCTTCGAGACCGCCGGGCTGAAGAACGAGCCGCCGCGGCCGATCGCCTTCACGGCCTTCAGGAGATCCAGGTCTTCCGAGTCCTTGAGCAGGTAGCCGCGTGCGCCGGCCTTGAGGCTCTGCCGCACGCACACGTCGTCGGAGTGCATGGTCAGGATGAGCACCCGGGCGCCCTCGTTGCGCTTCATGATCTGGCGCGTCGCCTCGATGCCGTTCAGCTCGGGCAGCGCGATGTCCATCACCACGATGTTCGGGTGCATGCGCTGCGCCATCTCGACGGCACTGCGCCCGTCGCCGGTCTCGCCCACGATCTCGATCTCGTCGTCGGTCTCGAGGATGCGGCGCAGGCCTTGGCGCACCACCGTGTGGTCATCGACGAGCAGCACGCGGATCTTGGCCATTTCTCAGCTCCTGTCTCGGGGCCTGCCTGCCGCTCTTCTCGGACCACACATGCCCGGTTCCCCGGAGCTGATCTCACCCCAACTGGGTAGGGGTGCGCAAGAGGGCAGCCTCGAGCTCGGCGATCCGCTGCGTCTGCCGCGCAAGTGCTATGTCGCGTTCGGCGAGGAGCCTGGCGAGGGCGTCGGCCCGCGCCTGGTGGTACCGGAGCGCGGTGATCTCGCGCATCACGGCCGCCAGCCGCCGGTCCGCCGCCCGACGGGCCGCCGCCAGCTCCCGGGCGTGCCGTCGGCGCAGCGTCTCCACCTGGGCCGTCAGGCGAGCAAGGCGGGTCTGGAGGGCCCGTAGCGCTGGGCCGGCCCCTGCACCGGGCCGCCCGCGCGGGCGCTTGGGGCGCGACTGTGGCGAGCGGGTCGGCACGTCAGTAGAGGCGCGGCTCGCCCGGCGGGCGCGTCTTCCAGCGCCTGTGCATCCACAGCCACTGCTCGGGGTGGCGGCGGACCATGTCCTCGACGACGGCGGTGAAGCGCTGCGTGTTCCGGCGGACGTCCTCGCTGGGCTCGCCCGTGCGCTCCACCTGGAGGATGGGGAGCACGTGCACGCGGTGGCGGGCGCTCCGGCCCTCGCGCACGATGAAGGCCGGCACGATGGGCGCGTCGGTGCGCAGCGCGATGCGGGCCATGCCGCTGTTCGTGCTCGCCGGCAGGCCGAAGAAGTCGACGAACACCCCGAGCCCCCGGGTCGAATTCTGGTCGATGGGGAGCACGAGCAGACCGCGCTCGTGGAGGGCCTGGAGCACCCCGCCCGCGCCGTCGCTCTTGCGAATCATGCGCGTCCCCGCGCGGCGGCGCAGCCCGGAGAGCCAGCGGTCGACGAGCGCATTGGCGATCGTGCGGTGCACCATGTGGACCGGGTGGCCGCGCCGCCCCTGCGCGAAGACCAGGAGCTCCCAGTTGCCGAAGTGCCCGCTCAGGACGAGGACGCCGGTGCTCCGCTCCCAGCCGATCGCCTGCTCCCACCACGCCTCGTCCTCGAAGCGGACCATGCCCCGCAGCTGGTGGTCCGAGAGCCGGGGCAGATGGGCCAGCTCGGCGGCCATGCGGCCGAGATTCAGGAACGAGTGACGCAGGATGCGGCGCCGCTCACGGAGGGGCCGCTCCGGAAACGCGATGCCGAGGTTCACCATGCCGATCCGCCGGTGGGGCAGGTCGAGCGCGTAGGCCAGCAGCGCGCCCAGCTCGCCCAGGCGGAGCGCCAGGGAGAGCGGCAGGGCGCCGAGCAGCCCCATCACGACGCGCAGCGCCACGTACTCCAGGCGCATGCGCGCCCGCCCCCGATGCCGCTTTGGCGTGCCCCGCGGCCGAGCCCCGGGCCGACGCCGCGGCGCATGCGTGGCCGGCATGCGTCCGGCCGGAACCGTCATGGCTCCTCCTATTAAGGTAGCGGTCCGGGGTTTGCAAGGCGACGCGCTGCTTCGCGGTCCCGCGCTTCGCGGTTGCCTTTGCCCGAGCCGCCGTGCTATCGACCTCGCGATCGCTGGTTGTTGGGGTGAAGGCCGCACCGTCTTTTCCTCAAGTTATCCGGCGCAGTCAGAGGCAGCATTCGACGGGAGGGAAAGACCGTGGCGCAGGGCAAGGTCAAGTGGTTCAACAGCCAGAAGGGTTACGGGTTCATCACCACTGACGAGGGGGAGGACGTCTTCGTCCACTACTCGGCGATCGCCGGTTCCGGCTTTCGCAGCCTCGATGAGGGGCAGCGGGTCACGTTCGAGGTCACGCAAGGGCCGAAGGGCCTCCAGGCGGCCAACGTCAGCAAGGTCGCCTGAGCGACCGTTCGGCGCCGCCGACACGCCGTTCGGCCGCCGGTGATTGACTGGCGGCAATTGCTCCGCAAGGTTTGGCGGGGCAATGCGCATCCTGGTCGCCGTCGTATTGGTCCTGGCCCTCGGATCGGCCGCCGGGGCCGAGTGTCCTCCCGACTGCATCGCGGGCGGAGGGCCCGCGGCAACCGACTGCTTCGTCGCCTGGAGCGGCATGCAGGCCATGAGCGAAGCGTGCACCGACGGTGAGGCCTGCGACATCGACGGGAAGGTCGACGGCGTCTGCACGCTCGGGATCCAGGGTTGCATCAACGTCCCGGGCCTGGGTCCGTGCATGCCGGCGGGCCTGAGCGGACCGCCGACCGTCACGCCGAGCAAGGACCCCACGGGGCAGGCGCTCGCCGCCGCGCTCGACGCGCTCGACTCGAGCACCCACGGCTGCACCCCGCCGGGGCTCGGCCTGCCGCTGCGGCTCTCGCTCGCGGGCATCAGGCCCGGCAAGTCGCGCCTCACCGTCACGGCGTCCTCGGGCGGCAAGCGCGACCGCGACCGCCTGCGCCTCACCTGCACGCCCGGCGCGGCGCAGCCGAGCTTCGCGCGCGACGTGCAGCCGATCTTCACGTCGCGCTGCGCGATCCCGAGCTGCCATACCGGCCCAGCGGTGAGCGCGAGCGGCATGCAGAGCCTCGACGCGGCCGTGGCGTGGGCGAGCAGCGTCAACGTCCGCGCCACCACCGGCAAGCTGCTGCGCGTGAAGCCGGGTAGCATCAGGGGCAGCCAGGTCGCGCACCGCGTCCTCGGCCAGGGACTGCCCCGCGGCGGCACCCTGATGCCGCAGGGCTGCCCCGGCTTCCCCCCGGCGGGTGGTTGCCTCACCGAGCCCGAGATCTTCACCATCCTCGCCTGGATCGCCGAGGGCGCGCCGAACAACTAGGAGGCCGTCCGGGTAGTCATGGCGGCTGCGGCGAACGATCCGGGGGCTGCGAGCGGCGTGCTCGCTCCCCGGCTCGTTCGCCTCGCTCACCATGATTACCCGGACGGACTCCTAGCGAATCAGCGGCCGCCAGGTGCCTGCCCGGATCCAGCGCACGTAGGCGGCGAGCGCATCCACGTCCATCTCGGGGATGAAGCGCTGGAAGGCGGGCATCCTGATCGCCTGCCGCTTGAAGAACCGGCCGCCGATCGGGTGCTCGGAGACCCGCGCGAGCTCGCCCCTGGCGATCCAGCTGCGCAGCTCTTCCTCGCTGCGCACCAGGTCGTCGAAGTCGGCGCCCCAGAAGCCGGGCACGTAGCCCTTGAACGAGCCCGGGTTCCGCACCCCCCCGGCGCCGAGCGGGCCGTGGCAGGCGAAGCAGCCGAGGTCGCTCGCCAGCTCGGCGCCCCGCTGCGCCAGCGCTTCGTCGGGCAGGATCTGCCCCGAGGCGGCGCGCAGGTAGGCGACCAGGTCGTCGACCTGCGCGGCGGTCACGAAGCTCCGGTAGGCCGGCATGCGGAGCGCTGCCTTCTCCACCCGCGCGCGGTAGTCGGGATCCTCGCGCTTGCGGCGCGGCGCGCCGTCGAGCACGTACTCGCGGAGGTCGTCGGTCGTCTTCACGTACATCATCTGCGTGCGCTCGGTGAACGCGGGCACCGTCCCCTCCTCGCTGCCCGGGTTCTTCGTCCCGCCGCCGCCGCCCGGTCCGTGGCACGAGAAGCACCCCAGCTCGGCCGCCAGCCGCTGCCCGCGCCGCGCCGGCGTCTCCTCGAGCGCGAACAGCCGGACACGCACGGCCGGATAGGAGAGCCAGCCCGTCTCGACCACCGCCAGGGCAACGAGCGCTCGCCCGAGCGCGCGGCGCAGCCGGGGCATCCGGTTCACTTCCATCGTCCCCTCGCTTGACAGCGTGCGATGCTCCGCGATTTATCCGCTCATGCGTATAACGCGCGGGGTCCGCGAGTGCCACGTCGCGCTGGCGCTTCTCGTGCTGCTCGTCGGCGCGACACGGGCGCAGGCCGAGAGCCTGGCGGAGCTTCTCCAGGCCGTCGCCACCAACGCGCGCTTCGCCGCACCCGCACGCGCCGACGTGCGCATCGAGCATGGTGCGACCCGCATCCCCGCGATCTTCGTCGGGCGCGGTGAGGCGCTCTACGTCGAGGTGAAGGGCGAC contains the following coding sequences:
- a CDS encoding response regulator transcription factor; protein product: MAKIRVLLVDDHTVVRQGLRRILETDDEIEIVGETGDGRSAVEMAQRMHPNIVVMDIALPELNGIEATRQIMKRNEGARVLILTMHSDDVCVRQSLKAGARGYLLKDSEDLDLLKAVKAIGRGGSFFSPAVSKVLLEGYLGDAGGQDVEDNLALLTDREREVLQLIAEGKTNKEIATVLTVSINTVETHRKHIMEKLDLHNTAEIVRFAVRKKIVH
- a CDS encoding lipid A biosynthesis acyltransferase, encoding MTVPAGRMPATHAPRRRPGARPRGTPKRHRGRARMRLEYVALRVVMGLLGALPLSLALRLGELGALLAYALDLPHRRIGMVNLGIAFPERPLRERRRILRHSFLNLGRMAAELAHLPRLSDHQLRGMVRFEDEAWWEQAIGWERSTGVLVLSGHFGNWELLVFAQGRRGHPVHMVHRTIANALVDRWLSGLRRRAGTRMIRKSDGAGGVLQALHERGLLVLPIDQNSTRGLGVFVDFFGLPASTNSGMARIALRTDAPIVPAFIVREGRSARHRVHVLPILQVERTGEPSEDVRRNTQRFTAVVEDMVRRHPEQWLWMHRRWKTRPPGEPRLY
- a CDS encoding 3-phosphoglycerate dehydrogenase; translated protein: MRALVTASFDDAAKARLARHMEVVHEDWKERRSIYFDGAEFARRIREVGADVLIVEADLVHAEVLEAVPLKMIGCCRGDPVNIDLELATRKGIPVFHAPGRNADAVADLTLAFLLMLARHLGPVHDAFRAGGVRITGAGDFLALYNRFTGVELGGRTVGLVALGAVGREVAARLLPFKARVLAYDPYVADPPPGVELCPLDDLLRRSDFVSLHAPVTPESRNLVSRERLALMKPTAYFVNTARAALTDEDALYAMLRDGRLAGAALDVLAEEPLQPDNRFLGLPNVIVTPHIGGATVDVTRHQSEIVVDAIERHLRGERPRWIANPAVLERGT
- a CDS encoding c-type cytochrome, coding for MEVNRMPRLRRALGRALVALAVVETGWLSYPAVRVRLFALEETPARRGQRLAAELGCFSCHGPGGGGGTKNPGSEEGTVPAFTERTQMMYVKTTDDLREYVLDGAPRRKREDPDYRARVEKAALRMPAYRSFVTAAQVDDLVAYLRAASGQILPDEALAQRGAELASDLGCFACHGPLGAGGVRNPGSFKGYVPGFWGADFDDLVRSEEELRSWIARGELARVSEHPIGGRFFKRQAIRMPAFQRFIPEMDVDALAAYVRWIRAGTWRPLIR
- a CDS encoding TetR/AcrR family transcriptional regulator — translated: MAKSALDKAREAPGSTKARILAAAEEVFAVKGFQGASTREIAARAGVNISSLHYHWESKETLYFTVFRNIYDRIVDLLRDTLAPLLARQDARESAIDATMRELFDFFADNPNVPKLLMRRIVENEEIELGIERDILAPAWSVFSTLVGRLRRRTLDDDELRLFMLSMHSVLLVYLLDSRSYQSLLGGSVRSGQLREQVRRHVTQLVHRLLAA
- a CDS encoding cold-shock protein, whose amino-acid sequence is MAQGKVKWFNSQKGYGFITTDEGEDVFVHYSAIAGSGFRSLDEGQRVTFEVTQGPKGLQAANVSKVA